In Nitrospira sp., a single genomic region encodes these proteins:
- a CDS encoding APC family permease yields the protein MILKRWLVGDPLKTAQAAHERLSKTIALAVFSSNAISSVAYATEEILLVLILAGSAALVWSIPVSLAILFLVIVLTISYRQIIYEYPEGGGAYIVARSNLGDMPALIAAAALMIDYVLTVAVSVAAGVAAITSAIPSLYAHRAALGLTAILFIVVVNLRGVRESGKFFAVPTYSAIGALGLLVLIGTIQSLAGSDPSRLSGSTPTTSGGSLENLTVFLILRSFAAGCAAVTGMEVISNGVKAFRHPESKNAATTMVWMSGILASLFIGISWLAYHYGITANDHETVVSQLARLTFGTGVIYYTIQVGTMLLLVLAANSAFAGFPHLSSILARDGFMPHQMATFGDRLVFSNGIIILGFFACLLLVIFQGDTHALIPLYAIGVFVSFTLSQAGMVRRWLIKKGHHWRKKLIVNGVGAVATGIATVIIASTKFIQGAWIVFLLVALLIMMFRGIRSHYQAVADQVMLSRDARPPRPRRNLVLIPIGAVNKAVVRAVDYARSRGGEVRAVLIDVDKEETALVEIKWAQWGCGVPLVVLPSPYRSILRALLDYVEENLDKDPDCWITVVLPEILPARWWQNILHNQRALLLKASLLFRDRVILTDVPFHLTR from the coding sequence GATTCTCAAACGTTGGTTGGTGGGTGATCCGCTCAAGACAGCTCAGGCCGCTCACGAGCGTCTTTCCAAGACTATCGCCCTAGCGGTCTTCTCCTCCAACGCGATTTCCTCCGTCGCCTATGCGACGGAGGAAATTCTGTTGGTCCTGATTCTTGCCGGTTCCGCCGCACTGGTCTGGTCCATCCCCGTCAGTCTCGCAATTCTGTTCCTCGTGATCGTGCTCACGATTTCCTATCGTCAGATTATCTATGAATATCCCGAGGGAGGCGGCGCCTACATCGTCGCTCGATCCAATCTCGGTGATATGCCCGCCCTGATCGCCGCCGCAGCCCTCATGATCGACTACGTACTGACAGTCGCGGTCAGCGTGGCAGCCGGTGTCGCCGCTATCACGTCTGCGATTCCAAGCCTGTATGCCCATCGCGCCGCTCTGGGACTAACGGCGATCCTGTTCATCGTGGTGGTGAATCTCAGAGGAGTGCGAGAGTCGGGCAAGTTCTTTGCCGTCCCGACCTATTCCGCCATCGGGGCCTTGGGACTCTTGGTACTCATCGGCACCATCCAATCCTTGGCCGGCTCAGATCCCTCCAGATTGTCCGGCTCGACCCCCACGACCAGCGGGGGTAGCCTTGAGAATCTCACCGTCTTTCTAATCCTGCGCTCCTTTGCCGCAGGCTGCGCAGCGGTCACCGGAATGGAGGTGATCTCGAACGGAGTCAAAGCCTTCCGGCATCCTGAATCGAAGAATGCCGCGACGACCATGGTGTGGATGTCGGGCATTCTGGCGTCGCTCTTCATAGGTATCAGCTGGCTGGCCTACCATTACGGCATCACGGCGAATGATCACGAAACGGTCGTCTCGCAACTCGCTCGTCTGACATTCGGCACGGGAGTGATCTATTACACCATTCAAGTCGGTACCATGCTGCTCTTGGTGTTGGCCGCCAACAGCGCGTTTGCCGGGTTTCCTCATTTATCTTCAATCCTGGCGCGGGACGGCTTCATGCCCCATCAGATGGCAACCTTCGGCGATCGCTTGGTCTTCTCCAACGGGATCATCATCCTGGGATTCTTCGCGTGCCTCCTGCTCGTGATCTTTCAGGGTGACACTCACGCGCTGATCCCCCTGTATGCCATCGGGGTGTTCGTATCCTTCACCCTTTCTCAAGCCGGTATGGTCCGGCGATGGCTGATCAAGAAGGGCCACCACTGGCGCAAGAAATTGATCGTCAACGGGGTCGGCGCAGTTGCGACAGGCATCGCCACGGTCATCATCGCCAGCACAAAGTTCATACAAGGCGCATGGATCGTCTTTCTCCTCGTGGCCCTGCTGATCATGATGTTTCGGGGCATACGCTCCCATTACCAAGCCGTGGCCGACCAGGTGATGTTGTCCCGCGACGCACGGCCGCCTCGGCCGCGCCGCAACCTTGTCCTGATTCCCATCGGCGCGGTGAACAAGGCTGTGGTCCGCGCAGTCGACTATGCCAGGAGCCGGGGCGGTGAAGTCCGCGCCGTCTTGATCGATGTCGATAAGGAGGAGACGGCTCTCGTGGAAATCAAATGGGCCCAGTGGGGATGCGGCGTGCCGCTGGTCGTCCTGCCGTCGCCCTATCGGTCGATTCTCCGCGCGCTTCTGGACTATGTCGAAGAGAATCTTGACAAAGATCCCGACTGTTGGATTACCGTGGTGTTGCCGGAGATTCTTCCTGCCCGCTGGTGGCAGAACATCCTGCACAATCAGCGGGCGCTACTGCTCAAAGCCTCGCTTCTGTTCAGAGACCGCGTCATCTTGACCGACGTGCCCTTTCACCTGACGAGGTGA